GGAATATCGCCATTATCGCTCACGTTGACCACGGCAAAACTGCTTTAACAGACGCCTTGATGCGCCAAACCGGCATGGCGGAGGAAGGGATAAGCATGGACAGCAACGATTTGGAAAAAGAGCGGGGCATAACAATTTATTCAAAAAACACTTCGGTTTATTTTAAAAACACCAAAATAAACATAGTGGATACGCCCGGACACGCCGATTTCGGCTCGGAAGTCGAGCGGGTTTTGCGTTCCATTGATTCCGTGGTCCTGGTCGTTGACGCCCAGGAAGGGCCGATGGCGCAGACAAAATTCGTTTTGAAAAAATCTTTGGAGCTTGGGCTTAAGCCGATTGTCGTCATCAATAAAATAGACAAGACGGCCGCC
This Patescibacteria group bacterium DNA region includes the following protein-coding sequences:
- a CDS encoding GTP-binding protein — its product is MEIRNIAIIAHVDHGKTALTDALMRQTGMAEEGISMDSNDLEKERGITIYSKNTSVYFKNTKINIVDTPGHADFGSEVERVLRSIDSVVLVVDAQEGPMAQTKFVLKKSLELGLKPIVVINKIDKTAA